GCCGACGTGCGGGACCGCGCATCGGCCGTGCTCGAAGGACTGGGACTGACCGTTTCAGATGCAGTGCGCATCCTGCTGACGCGGACCGCCAACGAGGGCGCGCTGCCGCTCGAACTGGTGACGAACGGCGAGGCGCATGACGCCTGGTTCCGGGCGAAGGTGCAGGAAGCGCTGGAGGACACCCGGCCCGATGTCTCTGATAGGCAGGCTGACGCATATTTCGCAAGCCGACGCGCAGCGGCGCGGAAAAAGGCCGACGCGAAATCGTGAAGCTTCTCTGGTCCGCCTTCGCGCTCGCCGATCGCGACGGCATCTTCACCCACTTCGAGGCTGATAACCCTCGCGCAGCGATCGTGATCGACGAGCGGATCGCCGCCGCGGTGCGCCTCCTCGTCGACTTCCCGGAGAGCGGCCGTCTCGGCCGTCTCGGCCGTCTCGGCCGTGTCGTCGGCACCCGCGAGCTTGTCATCAACGACACCCCCTATATCGCTGCCTATATCGTGACGGAGAATGCGATCCGGATTCTGCGCGTTCTGCACGGCACCCAGCGATGGCCCGACGAACTCCCCGAGGGCTGAAGCCCGCGTACCCCCCGCGGCGCACGCTGCGATCGAAGCTCACTGAGATTGACGAAGCGCGATGCCTCGCGTGTGGATCTTGCACATGATCGGTCTCCAATAAAAGAACTCAAGGGGGAAGAACGCTTGCTTTGCGCGGCTTTTCCTTGGGTTTGGTTGTGTTCTGACCAGCGTTTCGGCCGATCGGCTAAAGCTTCTCCGTTCGCAGGACGGGTTGGTTTCGTCCTGCGGTCTTGAACCATTCTCCAATCCGTGACCCTGATGCCGTTTGTCTTCGTGGCTTCGGTCACATAGTGGCGTTCGGCTCCCGGCTTCCCAATTCTCCTTTAAGAGCGCAACGAAGGCCTGCCAGGTTCGCTAAACGATCATCAGGACAGGCCGGGATGTCGTCGACGATGCACCTTCCTCGCCGTTGAGGCCGCGCCGCTCGTAGGGGCGCTGGTCACGCAGGATATGGAAGGTGATCGTCAAAAGCTTGCGCGCGATTGCGACACGCGCCTTGTTCGCTCCTCTGAACTTCAGGTGTTCATACTGGGCTCGAAGCTGCGGATCGGTGACGCCGGCCGGTGCGGCCGCCTCCACGAAAGCCCAGCGCAGCCGCTTGTTGCCCTGCTTGATGATCTTGCCGTGATAGGTCTTGCCCCGCTTGAATAGGTTGAGGGAACGAGACCCGCATAGGCGGCCAGCTTCTTCGACTTGCGGAAGCGGTGGATGTCGTCGATCTCGGCGTCGATCAACCTTAGAACTCACCGATGCCGGGGATCGTCTTCAGGAGCTTCACATTGCTGTTGGTCTTCGTCACCGCTCGGATGGTGGCTTCCGGGCGTCGCGGTCGAAACAAAGTGATATGGGGCTGGTGTGACGATCCCGTTCTTCGACGCCGCGCTCGCCCCTTTCTTCCGGAAGCAGGATTGACCTGCGACCGCAATGGCATGGCCGGTCGGCCGCTTGCGGACATATCGTTGCTTTGAGGGTCAGCTCACGCGATCCGCCAAGGCCCGTGCCCGACATCCCGTCGTGCCCGCCGTCGGCTCCGCGCCAGCGAGCGCCTGTCCCTCGCAGAACGAAGC
The sequence above is a segment of the Nitrobacter hamburgensis X14 genome. Coding sequences within it:
- a CDS encoding type II toxin-antitoxin system RelB/DinJ family antitoxin; amino-acid sequence: MAANALVQTRIDADVRDRASAVLEGLGLTVSDAVRILLTRTANEGALPLELVTNGEAHDAWFRAKVQEALEDTRPDVSDRQADAYFASRRAAARKKADAKS
- a CDS encoding type II toxin-antitoxin system RelE/ParE family toxin, with the protein product MKLLWSAFALADRDGIFTHFEADNPRAAIVIDERIAAAVRLLVDFPESGRLGRLGRLGRVVGTRELVINDTPYIAAYIVTENAIRILRVLHGTQRWPDELPEG